One Trichormus variabilis 0441 genomic window, TACAGGTTTGATGAATGGAGAAATTCGCCTGTGGCAAACCACAGATAATAAACAACTGCGTATTTATAAAGGTCATACCGCTTGGGTTTGGGCATTTGCCTTTAGTCCCGATAGTCGAATGTTAGCTAGTGGTAGTGCTGACTCGACAATTAAGCTTTGGGATGTTCACACAGGCGAATGTCTAAAAACACTCTCAAAAAATGCTAACAAAGTCTACTCAGTCGCTTTCAGTCCTGATGGTCGCATCTTAGCCAGTGCCGGTCAAGATCACACCATTAAACTTTGGGATATAGCCACAGGGAATTGTCAACAAACTCTCCCAGGTCATGATGATTGGGTGTGGTCTGTCACTTTTAGTCCAGTTACCGATGATAAGCCGTTGTTACTCGCCAGTAGCAGCGCTGATCAGCATATCAAACTGTGGGATGTTGCCACAGGTAAGTGTCTGAAGACTCTCAAAGGTCATACTAAGGAGGTTCACTCTGTTAGCTTTAGTCCCGATGGTCAAACCTTAGCCAGTAGTGGCGAAGACAGCACCGTCAGACTGTGGGATGTGAAAACAGGACAGTGCGGGCAAATATTTGAAGGACATAGTAAAAAAGTTTATTCTGTACGCTTTAGCCCTGACGGAGAAACCCTAGCTAGCTGTGGCGAAGACCGCAGCGTCAAACTTTGGGATATTCAACGCGGTGAATGTACCAATACCCTATGGGGACATTCTAGCCAAGTTTGGGCGATCGCCTTCAGTCCTGATGGACGTACACTAATTAGCTGTAGCGATGACCAAACAGCCAGACTTTGGGATGTCATCACAGGTAATTCCCTTAATATCCTGCGCGGTTACACCCGTGATGTTTATTCAGTCGCCTTTAGTCCCGATAGTCAAATTCTCGCCAGTGGTCGTGATGACTACACTATCGGACTCTGGAACTTAAACACAGGAGAATGTCACCCCCTACGGGGACATCAAGGACGCATTCGTTCCGTCGCCTTTCATCCCGATGGGCAAATACTCGCCAGTGGTAGCGCCGATAACACCATTAAGCTGTGGGATATCAGCGACACTAACCACAGCAGATGTATTCGTACACTTACAGGACATACTAACTGGGTATGGACGGTGGTCTTTAGTCCCGACAAGCATACCCTCGCCAGCAGCAGTGAAGACCGCACCATCCGCCTGTGGGATAAAGATACAGGTGATTGTCTCCAAAAATTAAAGGGACACAGCCATTGGGTATGGACAGTAGCTTTTAGTCCTGATGGCCGCACCTTAGCCAGTGGCAGTGCTGACAGTGAAATTAAAATTTGGGATGTTGCTAGCGGTGAATGTCTGCAAACTTTGACAGATCCTCTGGGCATGATTTGGTCGGTAGCATTTAGTCTCGATGGCGCATTACTTGCCAGCGCTAGCGAAGACCAAACAGTCAAGTTATGGAATTTAAAAACAGGCGAATGCGTCCACACCCTCACAGGACACGATAAACAGGTTTACTCAGTTGCATTTAGTCCCAATGGGCAAATTTTAGCTAGTGGTAGCGAAGATACCACCGTGAAGCTATGGGACATCAGCAAAGGTTCATGTATTGACACTCTCAAACATGGACATACAGCCGCAATTCGTTCTGTAGCTTTCAGTCCTGATGGCAGATTGCTTGCTAGTGGTAGCGAAGATGAAAAAATTCAACTGTGGGATATGCAAAATTGTAGCCGCCTGAAAACCCTCAAATCTCCTCGCTTGTATGAAAATATGGACATTACCGATATCACAGGTATTACAGACGCGGAAAAAGCTTCTTTGAAAATGTTGGGTGCAGTTGAGGAAAGTTAAGTTTCTTCAAACCAGATCCCTGACTTCTTCCAGAAGTTGGGATCTGAAACTTTGCAAATGTTACCTTGATGAGGAAAAAATGTTTTATAAATACTTCCATAGATATATGTATGTCGGTGTATATTTTTGGTTTGTTATTCTTTGATCAACATAATTTCCTGAGTCATATCTCTGAAATTAGAGAAGATTTTACTCTTAAACAGGTGTGCATTACCACCAATCAAAATCTATAAAGATAGGTGGTGAAAAGTGTTTTTAAATCTCATCAATCCGCCAAATAAATTTATAAAATTCCTTGGTTTTGTACAAGATATGGTAGATACAGCAAAGGTTTTATCACTACCATCATCAATATGGCAACCAATTGATAACCGTTGGAAGTTATCAAAAATTGTTTTGATTGGCGAATATATTAAATATAGAACTTTTAATGGAGCTAACAAGGCTCTGCCTGTACTGGCATCTAGTTTAGTAAATGCTGGGTTTAACAGAGTTATTCAGCTAGATTTAGAGCGTCCTGACTTGACTATTGATCATGTTTTACATGAAGTAAGAAACGCTGATTTAATCATTTTCGCTGGTTGCTTAACTACTCAATGGCAAGAAATTGATGAACATAGCAAAAAAGTATTTACAGAACTAAAGAAACATGGACGGAAAAATGTTCCAATTTTAGTTGGTGGTTATGCGACAAAAAGCGTCAAAGATATTGCTCAACTTACCCCTTGGATCACCGGATTTTGTGATGGTGAGGGTGAAGAATCAATTGTAGAAATTGCTTACGCAGTTGCCAAAGGGAACTTCTACAGAAACATGAAACATTTACCTGGATTGTGTTTCATGAACAAAGATAAGGAATTTTACCGCGTTACCTCTAACCATAGCCAGCCTAATAGATTTCACCATTCTATTGCACCTAGAGTTGAGAATTTTGATGACATAGACCAAAATTTGGGGTTAATTCATATTCCCCAAATTCATAATATGGATATTTTTAAAACTAAAGACGGAAGGCAACTAAAAACAGCCCAGATTTTTACTCAAAGAGGTTGTCCCTGGGGCTGTGGCTTCTGTAATAAAAGTCAGGAAAATAATCATATAGTCAGATTAAGTGAAGCTTCTTTCCGTCAGCAGTTGCGGCAATTAAAACAGCGTGGTTATGAAGCAGTTTATCTCGATGTTGATACTTTTACTGCCCATGTAACAGCAGCTAAAAAGGAAGCAGAAATTCTTAAACAAGAAGGTTTTGTTTGGGGTTCAAATACGAGAATTGACAAAATTGACTATGAACAGATGCGCTATTTAGTAGAGCATAACTGTGTCTATATGTTCTTTGGTGTTGAGCATAGCTTACCAGAAGTATCCTTAGCTAATCATAAATTTAATGGCTCGATTCAAAGCCAAATCAAGCAAGCCTTTGATTACCCATCTAATATAAAAAAAGCATTTCAGGATATGAATAAAGCTGGATTACCCAGCAGTTACTTTTTGATTTTAGGACTACCAAAAGCCAAGCTGAATGAAGATAAAACCGAAATTATCGGTTATGAACCAACAACTTTAGAAGATGATCTGAGGACAATTCGTTTTGGCTTAGAAGAATGCCATCCTGATTTTTTGAACTTTAACATACTGCGATTTATGCCGGGAAGTTTTGCGGCTGATACACCTGGCGATTGCAGCTACTCTTGTGTACGTCCTTCTGGGAATAAACCAATTACCGCCGGCTATTTCTTACAACGCGCTGTCCAACAATATGGCTATCCCCAGTCGCCCACACATGGAGTTTACCGACTGTGTGAGTCAGTAGGTAGATATCAGCCTATAAGCACAGCAATAAATCCCCAACGGGTTTATGACACAATTTGCTACGCCATGCAATTGATCAACGCCAAAATCGACGCAGGCGGTAAAGCTACAAAGTTATTTATTGACAAAGATTTACTAACTTTAGGTTTAGTTAGTCAAGATGAACAGGGAAGATATGCGATCGCTCCTTTAGAAGATTTTGCCAGAGTTTAGGGGTATAGGGGTGTAGGGGAAGAAGTGGAGTCTAAATTCTGCCCTTACACCCTTACACCCTCACACCCTTATCCTCTCATCCTCCCAAAGTTACGAAATCTTGAATATATATTCACCAAACCCGGATTTTAAGCAAAAATCTCCGGCTAACATTCCCTTAGTCACTTGTCAATGAGTACATATTTCATGTACTCACTAGTATAGTAAAGATAAATTTTTGTGAAGCGAGGACTACGGATGTACATTGTACAGATTGCCTCGGAATGCGCTCCTGTAATTAAGGCAGGGGGTTTGGGGGATGTTGTCTATGGATTGAGTCGGGAATTAGAGATTCGGGGCAATTGCGTCGAACTAATTCTGCCCAAGTATGATTGTATGCGCTACGACCATATTTGGGGATTACATGAGGCTTATTTAAACCTGTGGGTTCCCTGGTTTGGTGCAGCAATTCACTGTACTGTTTACTGCGGTTGGGTACATGGACGGGTGTGTTTCTTCATTGAACCCCATTCCGAGGACAATTTCTTTAATCGGGGTTGCTATTACGGTTGTGATGATGATGATATGCGCTTTGCCTTCTTTAGCAAAGCCGCTTTAGAATTTCTCCATCAAAGCAATAAGCGTCCTGATATTATCCATTGTCATGATTGGCAAACAGGCTTAGTTCCTGTGATGCTCTATGAGATTTACAAGTATCATGGTATGGACACTCAAAGGGTTTGCTACACCATCCACAACTTTAAACATCAAGGAATTGGTGGTGTCAAAACTCTCTGGGCGACAGGGTTAAACAGAGAAGCTTATTACTTCCAAAATGATAAGTTACAGGATGACTTTAACCCCTTTGCCTTAAATTACATGAAAGGCGGTATAGTCTACTCCAATGCTGTTACCACAGTTTCACCAAACCACGCTTTAGAAGCACAATATACTGATGTTGGTTGTGGCTTAGGTCATACTTTGTATCAACACAAAGATAAATTTAGTGGGATTCTCAACGGTATTGATTACGATTTCTGGAACCCAGAAATTGATCGTTACATCCCCTACAACTACAACCAAGAAGACTTTGAACAAAAACTATATAACAAAAAAGCTTTACGCGAGCGCTTGTTGCTGCAAGCTGCTGATAAACCAATCATTGCTTACATTGGGCGTTTAGATAATCAAAAAGGTGTACATCTTGTCCACCACGCCATTTATCATTCCTTGAATAAAGGAGCGCAATTTGTATTATTGGGTTCAGCAACAGAAGCAGGAATCAATGCTCATTTCCGGCATGAAAAACAGTTTTTAAATAACAATCCTGATGTCCATTTAGAATTGGGCTTTAACGAAGAATTGTCCCATTTGATTTACGCCGGGGCTGATATGATTGTTGTTCCCAGCAATTATGAACCCTGCGGCTTAACACAAATGATTGGTTTGAAGTATGGTACTGTTCCCATTGTGCGCGGTGTTGGTGGGTTAGTAAACACGGTATTTGACCGAGATTATGACCAAAATTTACCACCAGAAAAACGCAATGGTTACGTATTTTATCAATCTGATAACCAAGCTTTAGAATCAGCAATGAATCGGGCAATTGATTTGTGGTATCAGTCTCCTGAAAAATTCCAACAATTGGCAATTCAGGGCATGAAATATGACTACTCATGGAATAATCCAGGCAAGGAATATTTAGATATTTACGAATGGATTAAGTACAAATGGTAGATGAATAATTTGTAATTCAAGTAGGGTGGGCAATGCCCACCTTTTGATTTTTTTTGTAGGAGTTGCCCAGTTTTGAGAATGTTAGGTTCCGTTCCTCCACCCAACCTACACCAGTCTAAGTTGTTAGCCTTAACTAAAATGTATTGATCTATAAGCTTGTTTCAAAAAAAATTACAAATCCTACATTTCACAAATTACGAATTAAACCAGTGCTTTGAGTAAAGCTTGTAATTTAAGTTGCACTTCCGCAAATTCTCTGTCAGGATCAGAACCGGCAACTATACCAGCACCTGCATAAAGTCTAGCGCGATCGCCATCTATTAAGGCGGAACGAATCCCGACAATAAATTCACAGTTACCTTGAGAGTCTATCCAACCAAGGGGCGCAGCATATAAACCCCTCTCAAATGTTTCATAGCGACGAATCTCTTCACAGGCTATATCCCTGGCTGCACCGGCTACAGCTGGTGTGGGGTGTAGTTGGGCAATAATCTTTAATGGGTGGACATTGGCGGGAACTATGGCGTTGATTGGTGTCCACAGGTGTTGGATATTAGATAATTGTCGTAGACGCGGTGGTAATACTTGGGGTAATAGACCCAGTTGAGTAAGGCGTTGAGTAATGAAATCCATTACTAATAAATGTTCATGTCTTTCCTTTTCGCTATTTAGTAAGCGATTAGCATTAGCTGCATCTTCAGCAGGTGTTTTTCCTCGTGGCGCAGAACCCGCTAAAGCATCAGTAATTAACTGTTGGTTATGAATAGTAATTAACCTTTCTGGACTGGCACCAATAAAGTTTTGTCCTTTGCCATTACTGGTAGAAAATATATAACAATTAGGATGAGTTTTACGCAGATTATTTAATGAATGTAATAAATTAAAGTGCTGATTTGAACTCACATCCAAGATATCAGCTAGAACTACTTTGCTTAATTCCTTAGACTGAATTTTTTCTAATGCTGATGCCACTGATTTTTTATATCTTTCTCCATTAGTCACTAATTTTTTACTGAGATTAGTGGGAAAATAATCAAGATTAGATGAATAAGGTTCCAGGGAATTTATAAGCTCTATTTTATCTAGTAAATTTTGTAATAATATTTGAATATTAACGCTAGAGTTAATAACTGCATTCATCACCAATGTACAACATTGATTTTTTACAGATATTTGCCAACGTGGTAAAAAAACTGTTGCCGCAGGAAAGGGATAGTCTAGTTTATTTTTTTCTGCAAAGAAGCTGAAGTAACAAAAAAAGTGAGGACCGGCAAAAGGTTGGCTAGTGTTACCAAAATTAACTATATTTTCTAAATTAGATTTAATAAAATACTCTGATTGAATGAAGCGTTCTTTACCATCAATTTGTAATTTCGTAACTGCATCAATGCCGGCGATCGCTTCTCCTTTAACTTTGTTCTCAAAGTAAAAATTTATTGCATTTGCTTGCGCTAATTTAGCAAATACGGCCAAAGGATCAACCCAGTCAATTTCCAAAGAAACGCTCACAATCTGCCTACAATGATTTTTGAGGCAATTTTGTTGCACAGCTAACAAAAATTGATAGAGGTCTTTTTGTTCGACAAATAAGCTACGACGACATGGTGAAACTGTCATGGATGTAAAAAATAGTAAATTTTTTTTAAGTTATCTTCCAAAGTGTAATTAATCATGGTCGTATTTCTACAGGTAACATATTCAGTCACCATTTCACCAGAGTATGATTTTTCTTGTTGATGGTGTTCCCAGACTCTTACCAAAGTCCTTTAGGGGTGGGTGTAAGGGTGTGGGGGTGTGAGAGATACTTCCAAAAAAGATAGTAGCTTTATTTAACCTGTACTCTACTAGCTAGAGGTATTGTTTGTAATTTTCAATTTTGAATTGTTTACCACAACTGATGACTACAAAGCAAATTTCTCATACTAAAATTAAGCTATGGATGGCGGCGATCAAACCGCCGATGTATAGTGTTGCCATCATGCCTATTTGGGTAGGAAGCGCAGTTGCATTTGCTGAAAATAAAGTTTTTAATTTAGCAGTATTTTCTACTTTTATTTTTGCAGCAATTTTAATTCTGGCTTGGGAAAATATCAGTAATGATGTATTCGATTCAGAAACAGGAATTGATGTAAATAAACATCATTCTTTAGTAAATTTAACTGGCAAGAAGGCTTTGGTGTTTTGGTTAGGAAACTTGTGTTTAGTTTCTGGACTATCGGGGATATTAGCGATCGCCACTTGGCAACAAGACCCCACAGTTATCGGTATCATCTTGTTATGCTGTGGTTTGGGCTATATGTACCAAGGCCCTCCCTTTCGTTTAGGATACCAAGGTTTAGGGGAAATTCTGTGCTTTTTTGCCTTCGGGCCTTTAGGAGTGTCAGCAGGATACTATAGCCAAACCCAAACTTGGTCAATCACAAGTTTAGCCGCCTCCGTCATTGTCGGGATTGTCACCAGCTTAATTTTATTTTGCTCCCACTTCCACCAAGTTGATGATGACATTAAAGCAGGTAAGCGATCGCCCATTGTTCGTTTAGGTACAGCCAACGGTGCAAAAGTTCTCACTTGGTTTACAGCCAGCATTTACCCCTTTAGCTTGCTGTTTGTAATTTTGGGATTCTTCCCTGTGTGGACGCTGTTAAGCTGGCTAAGTCTACCTTACGCCTTCAAATTATGTCGCCACGTCCAGCAAAACCACAACCAACCAGAAAAAGTCAGCAATTGTAAATTCATTGCCGTAGCGGTGCATTTCTGGAGTTGCTTACTGTTGGGTTTGGGGTTTGTCATTGCAGGCGTTTAACGTGAGTTCGACGGAACCTAACCCCAACCCCTTCCCTTGTAGGATACTGTTGGCGAATTATTGAGGGGTTAAGCCCCTCAAGAGTTTGGAACAGTGGAAAAAAGAGAATAAGTATATTGAGCGTAGCATCTACAAAGATTATGACCCTGCACCCGCGTGATATGTCGCAGATTCCTGAAACAACAGCGCAAGTAGCCCGGAATTCATTTCCCAAAGGGAACATATATATGAAGATGCGGGATGAAATAGGAGTGTTATATAAGGATGAGGATTTTGTCAAACTTTACCGCGCAGATTGTGGTCAAAGTGGAATATCAGCAGGACAACTGGCATTAGTGACAGTAATGCAATTTATCGAAGGTTTAACGGATAGACAAGCGGCGGATGCAGTGAGGGGTCATATTGATTGGAAATACGCACTATCGTTGGAATTAAATGACCCAGGGTTTGATTATTCAGTACTTTCAGAATTTCGTCAGCGATTAATCAAAGCAGGACGAGAGCGAGAGTTACTCAACCAAATGCTAGCTCGTTTCCAAGAACTAGGTTGGCTCAAAAATCGCGGCCGTGTCAGAACTGATTCAACTCACGTATTAGCCGCAGTACGACAGTTAAATCGTTTGGAATTAGTGGGAGAAACTTTACGTCATACCTTAAATGACTTGGCTTATTTTGCCCCTGATTGGCTCAAATCGAGAGTTGACGTTGATTGGTTTGAACGTTACTCCCTGAGATTTGAGCAATACCGCTTGCCCAAATCAAAAGCCGAACGTGAGAAATTGAGGCGAAAAATTGGTGAGGATGGTCATCATTTGCTATCCGCTTTGTATGCAGACTCAACTTGTAATTGGCTGTGGCAGATTCCATCAGTGGAAACATTACGTATAGTTTGGGTGCAACAATACTATATTCAATTGCAACAAGTCTATTGGCGAGAACAAGATAACTTACCACCAAATAGACTACAGATTGAATCTCCTTACGATGTTGATGCACGCAATTCCAGCAAGCGAGAAATCAACTGGACTGGTTATAATCTGCATCTGACAGAAATTTGTCACCCCATACTGCCAAACTTAATTATCAATGTGGAAACGTCCGTGGCCACAAGTGCGGATGTTGAGATGACACCAGTAATTCATTCTCGTTTAAACCAGAACAATCTTTTGCCACAAGAACATGTTGTCGATACTGGCTATGTCAATGCTCAAAACTTAGTCGATAGTCAATCCCATTTTCATGTTGATTTAGTAGGAAAAGTTCCCCCCGGAACTAGTTGGCAAGCAACAGCACAATCCGGCTTTGAGCAAAATTGCTTCACTATTCATTGGGATTTGATGCGTGTTGATTGCCCAATGGGTAAACAAAGTAAGTCCTGGCGTACAACTGTCGATAGCCATGACAATCCAGTAGTCAAAATACAATTTGACAAATCCGATTGTTCGCTTTGTTCAAGTCGCTCAAAATGCACTCGCTCCAAAAAACTACCGCGTCTTCTGACCCTCAAACCACAGGAACTACATCTTGCATTACATGATGCTCGCATTCGCCAAAAAACTGAATCTTTTCAACAAATTTATCACCAACGTGCTGGCGTTGAAGGCTTGATTTCCCAAGCTACTGGTCGCTACCAATTACGCCGTTGTCGCTACATTGGTCTTGCCAAAACTCTCTTGCAGCATGTCATTACTGCTGCTGCTATCAACTTCAGTCGGATGTGGGATTGGTGGCAACATGTCCCACGCAGTCAGACTCGCGTTTCTCACTTTGCTCGAATTGCTCCCACTGCCTCATAGTATTCCTGATTTTCTATTTTGTGATGATTGGTTTTGCCCTCTATCAATTCGCCAACAGTATCCTACAAGGGAAGGGGCTGAAAATCTATAACTGAGTACCAAATCATAAGGGTTTTAAGCCTTTCCCCGTGTCGGGGAGAGGTTTGGAGAGGGGTTCTTCCGAATTTATCGAACTCACGCGGATTTAAATCCCCGTCTGAACGCTGAACAGCTTGCAGTGTGCAAAATGTCTTTAATTTTGTTGGCGTAGCCTGAGAGTAGGGTATTTTGAATTTTGAATTGTTAATGTGTTATCCAAGTATAAATTCAGCTTTCGTCCCATAGCCCGAAAATTTGTGCGATCGCTTGTTACTAGTCATGGTATCTGGGAAGTACGCGAGGCAATTATTCTCCGCCTCACAGATACCACAGGTAAAGTCGGCTGGGGAGAAATCGCACCCATTAGCTGGTTTGGTTCGGAAACTCTAGCCCAGGCTTTATATTTTTGTCGCCAATTACCAGAAGAAATCACCCAAGAAACCATTTTTTCCATTCCCGATGATTTACCAGCTTGTCAATTTGGCTTTGAATCGGCGTTGGAAGCAATGGGCAATGGGGAAGATGTAACTATAACTAACGCTCAATTTAGCGCCTTATTACCAGCCGGGGAAGC contains:
- the glgA gene encoding glycogen synthase GlgA: MYIVQIASECAPVIKAGGLGDVVYGLSRELEIRGNCVELILPKYDCMRYDHIWGLHEAYLNLWVPWFGAAIHCTVYCGWVHGRVCFFIEPHSEDNFFNRGCYYGCDDDDMRFAFFSKAALEFLHQSNKRPDIIHCHDWQTGLVPVMLYEIYKYHGMDTQRVCYTIHNFKHQGIGGVKTLWATGLNREAYYFQNDKLQDDFNPFALNYMKGGIVYSNAVTTVSPNHALEAQYTDVGCGLGHTLYQHKDKFSGILNGIDYDFWNPEIDRYIPYNYNQEDFEQKLYNKKALRERLLLQAADKPIIAYIGRLDNQKGVHLVHHAIYHSLNKGAQFVLLGSATEAGINAHFRHEKQFLNNNPDVHLELGFNEELSHLIYAGADMIVVPSNYEPCGLTQMIGLKYGTVPIVRGVGGLVNTVFDRDYDQNLPPEKRNGYVFYQSDNQALESAMNRAIDLWYQSPEKFQQLAIQGMKYDYSWNNPGKEYLDIYEWIKYKW
- a CDS encoding B12-binding domain-containing radical SAM protein, producing the protein MFLNLINPPNKFIKFLGFVQDMVDTAKVLSLPSSIWQPIDNRWKLSKIVLIGEYIKYRTFNGANKALPVLASSLVNAGFNRVIQLDLERPDLTIDHVLHEVRNADLIIFAGCLTTQWQEIDEHSKKVFTELKKHGRKNVPILVGGYATKSVKDIAQLTPWITGFCDGEGEESIVEIAYAVAKGNFYRNMKHLPGLCFMNKDKEFYRVTSNHSQPNRFHHSIAPRVENFDDIDQNLGLIHIPQIHNMDIFKTKDGRQLKTAQIFTQRGCPWGCGFCNKSQENNHIVRLSEASFRQQLRQLKQRGYEAVYLDVDTFTAHVTAAKKEAEILKQEGFVWGSNTRIDKIDYEQMRYLVEHNCVYMFFGVEHSLPEVSLANHKFNGSIQSQIKQAFDYPSNIKKAFQDMNKAGLPSSYFLILGLPKAKLNEDKTEIIGYEPTTLEDDLRTIRFGLEECHPDFLNFNILRFMPGSFAADTPGDCSYSCVRPSGNKPITAGYFLQRAVQQYGYPQSPTHGVYRLCESVGRYQPISTAINPQRVYDTICYAMQLINAKIDAGGKATKLFIDKDLLTLGLVSQDEQGRYAIAPLEDFARV
- the menA gene encoding 2-carboxy-1,4-naphthoquinone phytyltransferase, coding for MTTKQISHTKIKLWMAAIKPPMYSVAIMPIWVGSAVAFAENKVFNLAVFSTFIFAAILILAWENISNDVFDSETGIDVNKHHSLVNLTGKKALVFWLGNLCLVSGLSGILAIATWQQDPTVIGIILLCCGLGYMYQGPPFRLGYQGLGEILCFFAFGPLGVSAGYYSQTQTWSITSLAASVIVGIVTSLILFCSHFHQVDDDIKAGKRSPIVRLGTANGAKVLTWFTASIYPFSLLFVILGFFPVWTLLSWLSLPYAFKLCRHVQQNHNQPEKVSNCKFIAVAVHFWSCLLLGLGFVIAGV
- a CDS encoding isochorismate synthase, whose translation is MTVSPCRRSLFVEQKDLYQFLLAVQQNCLKNHCRQIVSVSLEIDWVDPLAVFAKLAQANAINFYFENKVKGEAIAGIDAVTKLQIDGKERFIQSEYFIKSNLENIVNFGNTSQPFAGPHFFCYFSFFAEKNKLDYPFPAATVFLPRWQISVKNQCCTLVMNAVINSSVNIQILLQNLLDKIELINSLEPYSSNLDYFPTNLSKKLVTNGERYKKSVASALEKIQSKELSKVVLADILDVSSNQHFNLLHSLNNLRKTHPNCYIFSTSNGKGQNFIGASPERLITIHNQQLITDALAGSAPRGKTPAEDAANANRLLNSEKERHEHLLVMDFITQRLTQLGLLPQVLPPRLRQLSNIQHLWTPINAIVPANVHPLKIIAQLHPTPAVAGAARDIACEEIRRYETFERGLYAAPLGWIDSQGNCEFIVGIRSALIDGDRARLYAGAGIVAGSDPDREFAEVQLKLQALLKALV
- a CDS encoding IS5-like element ISAva5 family transposase; the protein is MTLHPRDMSQIPETTAQVARNSFPKGNIYMKMRDEIGVLYKDEDFVKLYRADCGQSGISAGQLALVTVMQFIEGLTDRQAADAVRGHIDWKYALSLELNDPGFDYSVLSEFRQRLIKAGRERELLNQMLARFQELGWLKNRGRVRTDSTHVLAAVRQLNRLELVGETLRHTLNDLAYFAPDWLKSRVDVDWFERYSLRFEQYRLPKSKAEREKLRRKIGEDGHHLLSALYADSTCNWLWQIPSVETLRIVWVQQYYIQLQQVYWREQDNLPPNRLQIESPYDVDARNSSKREINWTGYNLHLTEICHPILPNLIINVETSVATSADVEMTPVIHSRLNQNNLLPQEHVVDTGYVNAQNLVDSQSHFHVDLVGKVPPGTSWQATAQSGFEQNCFTIHWDLMRVDCPMGKQSKSWRTTVDSHDNPVVKIQFDKSDCSLCSSRSKCTRSKKLPRLLTLKPQELHLALHDARIRQKTESFQQIYHQRAGVEGLISQATGRYQLRRCRYIGLAKTLLQHVITAAAINFSRMWDWWQHVPRSQTRVSHFARIAPTAS